The following proteins come from a genomic window of Shewanella halifaxensis HAW-EB4:
- the glnD gene encoding bifunctional uridylyltransferase/uridylyl-removing protein GlnD has protein sequence MNSAQSAKNALIDLNQTILDSFNAKSDIRSIVSTRCQHVDKLLQQQWSAHKLEQFPIALIAVGGYGRGELHPQSDVDLLFLTEGELSQDAEQALSAFIAFIWDAGLEVGHSVRSIEQTLEQGRSDITVATNLLESRLLCGPQALFTLLYRNIRQDDFWPSSEFYVAKRDEQAVRHSRANAFDLEPNLKSCPGGLRDIQTVAWVAMRHFNAEKFEELVYHGFLDPVELDELLEAQDFLWQLRCSLHLISGRDENRLLFDLQPQVAKLMGYEDGTQLAVEQMMKNYYRTVRRVMELNQMLLQLFKRATLGHIKALEVVPIDDNFQRRGIFIESLHSDLFDTPENILQLFLWVAKNSNIQAIYAVTLRSLRRARRAQLQPLMYHESCRKLFMQILRHPRGIVALSLMHKHGVLSAYLPAWRAIEGQMQFDLFHAYTVDEHTHRLLLNIENFAQPEQKEEFPLGSVLINQLPKKGLLVLAAIFHDIAKGRGGDHSKLGAIDALEFCKLHGMNDHDGRLVSWLVENHLVMSVTAQRRDISDPDVVADFAERVRDAVHLSYLYCLTVADICATNERTWNNWKGSLLRDLYFSTQRVLARGKEKPVDIRARVREHQAKAKKELLRRGIKEKDLDALWQRFKADYFLRNQPNQIAWHAEVIIKHKQDETLVVISKHMTRGGTELFVYGKDKPKLFATVMAILDNKNITVHDASIMTSKDNYALDSFVILEQDGEPVSQLSRIQGIKKTLIKALSNETPKLPKFRNLSRKMKPFKVATQVSFPATRSHGKSMMELIALDSPGLLARVGEILYRCEIILLAAKITTIGERAEDFFLLQTADGQQLDDTQQAKLREALTSAL, from the coding sequence ATGAATAGTGCTCAATCTGCCAAAAACGCTTTAATCGACTTAAACCAAACGATTCTGGATAGCTTTAATGCGAAATCAGATATTCGTTCAATAGTGAGTACTCGCTGTCAACACGTCGATAAGCTACTTCAGCAGCAATGGAGCGCCCATAAACTTGAACAGTTTCCTATCGCATTAATTGCCGTCGGGGGCTATGGACGCGGAGAGCTACATCCACAATCAGATGTAGACCTACTGTTTCTCACCGAAGGTGAGCTATCCCAAGATGCCGAACAAGCATTAAGCGCTTTCATCGCTTTTATCTGGGACGCTGGGCTTGAGGTTGGTCATAGTGTTCGCAGTATTGAGCAAACCCTTGAGCAAGGCCGCAGCGATATTACTGTGGCGACAAATCTACTCGAATCTAGATTACTCTGCGGCCCGCAAGCACTCTTTACCCTACTTTATCGCAATATTCGCCAAGACGACTTTTGGCCAAGCAGTGAGTTTTATGTCGCCAAACGCGATGAGCAAGCGGTCCGCCATAGCCGCGCTAACGCCTTTGACTTAGAGCCTAATCTAAAAAGCTGCCCAGGTGGTCTTAGAGATATTCAGACCGTCGCTTGGGTGGCCATGCGTCACTTTAATGCCGAAAAATTTGAAGAGCTGGTCTACCACGGTTTTTTAGACCCTGTAGAACTCGATGAACTGTTAGAAGCGCAAGACTTTTTATGGCAACTGCGCTGTTCACTGCACTTAATCTCAGGCCGTGATGAAAACCGACTATTGTTTGATCTACAGCCTCAAGTTGCCAAGTTGATGGGCTATGAAGATGGTACACAACTCGCCGTTGAGCAGATGATGAAGAACTATTACCGCACGGTTAGGCGAGTAATGGAGCTGAATCAGATGTTGTTGCAACTGTTTAAGCGGGCAACATTAGGCCACATAAAAGCATTAGAAGTCGTGCCGATAGATGACAACTTTCAACGACGCGGTATCTTTATTGAAAGTTTACACAGCGACTTATTTGATACGCCAGAAAATATCTTACAGCTGTTTTTGTGGGTCGCTAAGAACTCTAATATTCAAGCTATCTACGCGGTCACATTACGCAGTTTACGTCGCGCTAGACGTGCTCAACTACAACCACTGATGTACCACGAGTCATGCCGTAAACTGTTTATGCAAATATTGCGTCACCCTCGTGGCATCGTCGCGCTTTCGCTTATGCATAAACACGGTGTACTGTCCGCCTACTTGCCTGCATGGCGCGCCATTGAAGGGCAGATGCAGTTCGACCTCTTTCACGCCTATACCGTCGATGAGCATACCCATAGGTTACTGCTTAACATCGAGAACTTTGCTCAGCCGGAACAGAAAGAGGAGTTTCCATTAGGCTCTGTGCTAATAAATCAGTTGCCTAAGAAAGGCTTACTGGTACTGGCTGCAATCTTCCACGATATCGCCAAGGGTCGCGGTGGCGATCACAGTAAACTTGGCGCTATTGATGCGCTAGAGTTTTGCAAATTACACGGCATGAACGACCATGATGGCCGTTTAGTCAGTTGGTTAGTTGAAAACCATTTAGTGATGTCGGTAACAGCTCAGCGCCGCGATATTTCCGACCCCGATGTGGTTGCCGATTTTGCTGAACGAGTCCGTGATGCAGTGCATTTAAGTTACCTCTACTGCCTTACCGTTGCCGATATCTGCGCCACCAATGAGAGAACCTGGAATAACTGGAAAGGCTCGCTGCTACGAGATCTCTATTTCTCAACGCAGCGGGTACTTGCCCGTGGTAAAGAGAAACCCGTCGATATCCGAGCTCGTGTTCGCGAACACCAAGCTAAAGCCAAGAAAGAGTTGCTACGTCGCGGCATTAAAGAGAAAGACTTAGATGCGCTATGGCAACGTTTTAAAGCCGATTACTTTCTGCGTAACCAGCCTAATCAAATCGCCTGGCATGCCGAGGTCATCATCAAACACAAGCAAGATGAGACCTTAGTTGTTATTTCGAAACATATGACCCGTGGCGGGACAGAGTTGTTTGTCTACGGTAAAGACAAGCCTAAGTTGTTTGCCACTGTGATGGCGATATTAGACAATAAAAATATTACTGTTCATGATGCCAGCATCATGACGTCCAAAGACAACTATGCGCTGGACTCTTTCGTGATTTTGGAACAAGATGGCGAACCGGTGTCGCAGCTTTCCCGTATTCAAGGGATCAAGAAGACGTTAATAAAAGCCCTAAGTAATGAAACGCCTAAGTTGCCGAAGTTTAGAAATCTTTCAAGAAAGATGAAACCTTTTAAAGTTGCAACCCAAGTGAGTTTCCCTGCGACCCGAAGCCATGGTAAAAGTATGATGGAGCTCATCGCACTTGACTCACCAGGGTTACTCGCAAGAGTCGGCGAAATATTATATCGCTGCGAAATAATCCTACTTGCAGCAAAGATCACCACCATTGGCGAGCGAGCGGAAGATTTCTTTTTATTGCAGACCGCCGATGGGCAACAACTCGATGACACGCAACAAGCTAAATTGCGTGAAGCACTCACCAGTGCTTTATAG
- the uppS gene encoding polyprenyl diphosphate synthase, whose translation MSIDSQSDTEVTETLPSEISDLVKQSIPKHVAIIMDGNGRWAQAQGKPRVLGHKAGVKAVRRAVSTARNLGVESLTLFAFSSENWRRPDKEVSLLMELFFTVLQRELKLLHKNGVRLNIIGDISRFSPRLQKQIAAAEEKTADNKDLVLNVAANYGGRWDILQAAQKMAVKVESGEMSSTQFTEEALSEHLCMQNQAEVDLMIRTGGDYRISNFVLWQAAYAELVFTDTLWPDFNEDAFKDAIAIFANRQRRFGLTGTQIDTIRSL comes from the coding sequence ATGTCAATCGATTCCCAGTCTGACACTGAAGTGACAGAGACCTTACCAAGCGAAATATCCGACTTGGTAAAACAGTCGATCCCCAAACATGTTGCTATCATTATGGATGGCAATGGACGTTGGGCACAGGCTCAGGGAAAGCCGCGAGTTCTCGGCCATAAAGCTGGGGTCAAGGCCGTTAGGCGAGCAGTCAGTACGGCCCGTAACTTAGGGGTTGAATCATTAACCTTGTTTGCGTTTTCTAGTGAAAACTGGCGCAGACCTGACAAAGAAGTCAGCTTGTTAATGGAGCTATTTTTTACCGTGCTGCAGCGCGAACTTAAGTTGCTGCACAAGAATGGGGTTCGCCTCAATATTATCGGTGATATCAGTCGATTTTCTCCGCGGTTGCAAAAGCAAATTGCAGCGGCAGAAGAGAAAACGGCGGACAATAAAGATTTAGTGCTTAATGTGGCGGCTAACTATGGTGGACGCTGGGACATTTTGCAGGCAGCACAAAAAATGGCTGTTAAGGTCGAATCTGGTGAAATGAGCAGCACTCAGTTTACCGAAGAGGCCCTAAGTGAGCATTTGTGCATGCAAAATCAAGCCGAAGTTGATTTAATGATCCGCACTGGTGGTGACTATCGTATTAGCAACTTTGTCTTGTGGCAAGCCGCTTATGCCGAGTTAGTCTTTACTGACACTTTGTGGCCGGATTTTAATGAGGATGCGTTTAAAGACGCGATTGCTATTTTTGCTAATCGTCAGCGTCGATTCGGTTTGACAGGAACTCAAATCGATACCATCCGCTCTTTGTAA
- the dapD gene encoding 2,3,4,5-tetrahydropyridine-2,6-dicarboxylate N-succinyltransferase, which yields MEALRQRIEAAFEARAEITPTTVEPSVRADVEKVIAMLDTGEARVAEKIDGQWHVHQWLKKAVLLSFRIFDNQVIDGAETKYFDKVPMKFADYDEARFRKEAIRVVPPAAVRKGSFIGKNTVLMPSYVNLGAYVDEGTMVDTWATVGSCAQIGKNVHLSGGVGIGGVLEPLQAGPTIIEDNCFIGARSEVVEGVIVEEGSVISMGVYIGQSTRIYDRETGEVHYGRVPAGSVVVAGNLPSKCGTYSLYAAIIVKKVDEKTRGKVGINELLRIVD from the coding sequence ATGGAGGCTTTACGCCAACGTATTGAGGCGGCTTTTGAAGCACGCGCAGAGATCACACCAACAACCGTTGAACCAAGTGTTCGCGCAGATGTTGAGAAAGTGATTGCCATGCTAGACACTGGCGAAGCCAGAGTTGCAGAGAAAATTGACGGTCAATGGCATGTTCATCAGTGGTTAAAAAAAGCCGTGCTGCTTTCATTCCGTATTTTCGATAACCAAGTTATCGATGGCGCAGAAACCAAATACTTCGACAAAGTACCAATGAAGTTTGCCGATTATGACGAAGCTCGTTTCCGTAAAGAAGCGATCCGTGTTGTACCACCAGCAGCGGTTCGTAAAGGCTCGTTCATCGGCAAGAACACGGTTCTAATGCCATCTTACGTTAACCTAGGCGCCTATGTAGACGAAGGCACTATGGTTGATACTTGGGCAACTGTTGGCTCTTGTGCTCAAATCGGTAAGAACGTTCACCTATCTGGCGGTGTTGGCATTGGTGGCGTTTTAGAGCCACTACAAGCAGGCCCAACCATTATTGAAGATAACTGCTTCATCGGTGCACGCTCAGAGGTGGTAGAAGGCGTTATCGTTGAAGAAGGTAGTGTGATCTCTATGGGCGTTTATATCGGCCAAAGTACTCGTATTTATGACCGTGAGACCGGTGAAGTACATTATGGCCGTGTACCTGCGGGTTCGGTAGTGGTTGCGGGTAACTTACCCTCTAAGTGTGGTACCTACAGCCTATACGCCGCTATCATCGTGAAGAAAGTCGATGAAAAAACCCGCGGTAAAGTGGGGATCAACGAGCTATTACGTATCGTTGACTAA
- the pyrH gene encoding UMP kinase — protein sequence MSTNPKPAFRRVLLKLSGEALMGEEGFGIDPKVLDRMGQEIKELVELGIQVGVVIGGGNLFRGEGLANAGMNRVVGDHMGMLATVMNGLAMRDSLHRAYVNARLMSAIPLKGVCDDYNWAEAISLLKSGRVVIFAAGTGNPFCTTDSAACLRGIEIEAEVVIKGTKVDGVYSDDPVKNPEAVKYDVMGYNEVLEKELKVMDLAAFTMARDHNMPLLVFNMNKPGALRRVIMGEQEGTMIKAV from the coding sequence ATGAGTACCAATCCTAAACCTGCATTTCGTCGTGTTCTTTTAAAACTAAGTGGTGAAGCCCTAATGGGCGAAGAAGGCTTCGGCATTGATCCTAAAGTGCTTGATCGTATGGGGCAGGAGATCAAAGAGCTAGTAGAGCTAGGTATTCAAGTGGGTGTTGTCATTGGCGGTGGTAACTTGTTCCGTGGTGAAGGTCTGGCTAATGCGGGTATGAACCGTGTAGTGGGCGATCACATGGGCATGTTGGCAACAGTGATGAACGGCTTAGCAATGCGTGATTCGTTGCACCGTGCATATGTTAATGCACGTTTAATGTCAGCCATTCCGCTTAAAGGCGTGTGTGATGATTATAACTGGGCTGAAGCAATTAGTTTGCTAAAATCAGGCCGTGTTGTTATTTTTGCTGCAGGTACAGGTAACCCATTCTGTACGACTGACTCTGCTGCGTGTTTACGTGGTATCGAGATTGAAGCGGAAGTAGTGATTAAAGGCACCAAAGTTGACGGCGTTTATTCAGATGATCCAGTTAAAAATCCAGAAGCCGTCAAGTATGATGTTATGGGGTACAATGAAGTACTCGAAAAAGAATTGAAAGTAATGGATTTGGCTGCATTCACTATGGCCAGAGACCATAATATGCCATTGCTTGTATTTAACATGAATAAACCAGGTGCACTGCGCCGTGTTATCATGGGCGAGCAAGAAGGCACAATGATTAAAGCTGTTTAA
- the rpsB gene encoding 30S ribosomal protein S2 — protein sequence MTTVSMREMLQAGVHFGHQTRYWNPKMKPFIFGARNGVHIINLEHTVPMFNEALAFISNVASKKGKVLFVGTKRAASEAIKEAAVSCDQFYVDHRWLGGMLTNWKTVRQSIKRLKDLESQSVDGTFDKLTKKEALMRTRELDKLEKSLGGIKNMAGLPDVIFVIGADHEHIAIKEANNLGIPVVAVVDTNSSPDGINYIIPGNDDAMRSIRLYTGSVAAAAKAGRGQDLAVQAEQDGFVEAE from the coding sequence ATGACTACAGTTTCAATGCGCGAAATGCTACAAGCCGGTGTTCACTTCGGTCACCAGACTCGTTACTGGAACCCAAAGATGAAGCCATTCATCTTCGGTGCTCGTAATGGTGTGCACATCATCAACCTAGAGCACACTGTGCCTATGTTCAATGAAGCACTTGCTTTCATCAGCAACGTTGCATCAAAGAAAGGTAAAGTTCTTTTTGTTGGTACTAAGCGCGCTGCAAGCGAAGCTATCAAAGAAGCTGCTGTTTCTTGTGATCAGTTCTATGTTGATCACCGTTGGTTAGGTGGTATGTTGACTAACTGGAAAACAGTTCGTCAATCAATCAAGCGTCTTAAAGACCTTGAAAGCCAGTCTGTAGACGGTACTTTCGACAAGCTTACTAAGAAAGAAGCGCTAATGCGTACTCGTGAACTTGATAAGCTAGAGAAGTCTCTTGGTGGTATCAAGAACATGGCTGGTCTACCAGACGTGATTTTCGTAATCGGTGCTGACCACGAGCATATCGCTATTAAAGAAGCTAACAACCTAGGTATTCCTGTTGTTGCTGTTGTTGATACAAACTCTTCTCCAGACGGTATCAACTACATCATTCCTGGTAATGATGATGCTATGCGTTCTATCCGTCTTTACACTGGTTCTGTTGCTGCTGCTGCAAAAGCTGGCCGTGGTCAAGACCTAGCTGTACAAGCTGAGCAAGACGGTTTCGTAGAAGCTGAATAA
- the tsf gene encoding translation elongation factor Ts, translated as MAITAAQVKELRDRTGAGMMDCKKALTETNGDIELAIDNMRKSGAAKAAKKAGNIAAEGAILIKQGEGYAALLEVNCQTDFVAKDSNFLAFANEVLDVAAASKVTIEDLKAQFEETRVALVTKIGENINVRRIEYIDGANLAQYRHGERIGVVVAGEADEETLKHIAMHVAASKPEYVNPSDVPAEVVEKEKALQIEIAMNEGKPAEIAEKMVIGRMKKFTGEVSLTGQAFIMEPKKTVGDILKEKGASVTNFIRLEVGEGIERKEEDFAAEVAAQIAATNKA; from the coding sequence ATGGCAATTACTGCTGCCCAAGTTAAAGAACTTCGTGACCGCACTGGCGCTGGCATGATGGACTGTAAAAAAGCACTGACTGAAACTAACGGTGACATCGAGTTAGCAATTGATAACATGCGTAAGAGCGGTGCTGCTAAGGCTGCTAAAAAAGCGGGTAACATCGCTGCTGAAGGTGCAATCCTTATCAAGCAAGGCGAAGGTTACGCTGCTCTACTAGAAGTTAACTGTCAAACTGACTTCGTTGCAAAAGATTCTAACTTCCTAGCATTTGCTAATGAAGTACTAGATGTTGCTGCAGCATCTAAAGTAACTATCGAAGATTTGAAAGCACAGTTCGAAGAAACTCGTGTTGCTCTAGTTACTAAAATCGGTGAAAACATCAACGTACGTCGTATTGAGTACATCGATGGCGCTAACCTAGCACAGTACCGTCACGGCGAGCGTATTGGTGTTGTTGTTGCAGGTGAAGCTGATGAAGAGACGCTAAAGCACATTGCAATGCACGTTGCTGCTTCTAAGCCTGAATACGTTAACCCTTCAGATGTTCCTGCGGAAGTTGTAGAGAAAGAAAAAGCTCTTCAAATCGAAATCGCTATGAACGAAGGTAAGCCAGCTGAAATCGCTGAGAAGATGGTTATCGGTCGTATGAAGAAGTTCACTGGTGAGGTTTCTCTTACTGGTCAAGCTTTCATCATGGAACCAAAGAAAACTGTTGGCGACATTCTTAAAGAGAAAGGCGCTTCAGTAACTAACTTCATTCGTTTAGAAGTTGGTGAAGGTATCGAAAGAAAAGAAGAAGATTTTGCTGCTGAAGTAGCTGCACAAATCGCTGCTACTAATAAGGCTTAA
- the frr gene encoding ribosome recycling factor produces MINEIKSDAQTRMDKCVESTKTQMAKVRTGRAHPSLLDTIQVPYYGSLTPLKQVASVSIGDARTLTVSVFDRTMIAAVEKAIMSSDLGLNPMSAGATIRIPLPALTEERRKDLIKVVRAEAENGRIAIRNVRRDANSNVKELEKEKECTEDDVRRSEDDVQKLTDAHIKLVDDVLAAKEKELMEF; encoded by the coding sequence GTGATAAACGAAATTAAAAGCGATGCGCAAACTCGCATGGACAAGTGTGTTGAGTCGACAAAAACTCAAATGGCTAAAGTTCGTACCGGCCGTGCACACCCAAGCTTATTGGATACCATCCAAGTACCTTACTACGGTTCGCTGACTCCACTTAAGCAAGTTGCAAGTGTATCTATTGGCGATGCGCGCACATTAACGGTATCAGTATTTGACCGTACTATGATTGCAGCTGTTGAAAAGGCAATCATGAGCTCAGACCTTGGTCTGAACCCAATGTCAGCGGGTGCGACAATTCGCATTCCATTACCTGCATTGACAGAAGAGCGTCGTAAAGATCTTATCAAGGTTGTTCGTGCTGAAGCCGAGAACGGCCGTATTGCGATTCGTAACGTTCGCCGTGATGCTAACTCAAACGTTAAAGAGTTAGAGAAAGAAAAAGAGTGTACGGAAGATGACGTTCGCCGTAGTGAAGATGATGTGCAGAAGCTAACTGATGCGCACATTAAGCTAGTCGATGACGTTTTAGCTGCAAAAGAAAAGGAACTGATGGAGTTCTAA
- a CDS encoding phosphatidate cytidylyltransferase: MLKQRIITAIWLIPLVFGAIFGLPTEYFSWALLGVFLIAAKEWGRIIDSRCQMTQWSFTVTIGVLLAALNILVPADEIWLRGMMHPIFLGVILIGGFWWFISFIMVLSFPKSARFWENSHMLKSMFGQLTLIPCFVSLVSLKALSTQASPYYGGTLVLLVMLVVWATDSGAYFVGKRFGKRKLMPNVSPAKTIEGLLGGLLTTMIVVAGIMYFSPEQELGLVIAVTLFTALASAVGDLSESMFKRVAKIKDSGTILPGHGGVLDRIDSLTAALPVFTLIYIAFWM, encoded by the coding sequence TTGCTAAAACAACGAATAATAACAGCAATATGGTTAATCCCCTTAGTTTTTGGTGCCATCTTCGGTTTACCGACTGAGTATTTTTCTTGGGCACTATTGGGAGTATTTTTAATCGCCGCTAAGGAGTGGGGGCGCATTATCGATAGTCGCTGTCAGATGACTCAGTGGAGTTTCACAGTGACTATTGGTGTTTTGCTAGCGGCCCTGAATATCTTGGTTCCAGCCGACGAGATTTGGTTACGAGGTATGATGCACCCGATATTTCTTGGGGTGATCCTTATCGGTGGCTTCTGGTGGTTTATCTCCTTTATCATGGTGTTGTCTTTCCCTAAAAGCGCTCGCTTCTGGGAAAATAGCCACATGTTAAAATCTATGTTTGGCCAGTTAACGCTGATCCCATGTTTCGTTTCGCTCGTCTCGCTTAAGGCTCTGAGTACTCAAGCTTCACCTTATTACGGTGGCACCTTAGTATTGTTAGTGATGCTAGTCGTCTGGGCTACCGATTCTGGCGCCTATTTTGTAGGCAAGCGATTTGGTAAGCGTAAGTTGATGCCAAATGTTAGCCCTGCTAAAACTATCGAAGGTCTGCTTGGCGGCCTGTTGACGACCATGATAGTGGTAGCGGGTATTATGTATTTCTCTCCTGAGCAGGAGCTCGGTTTAGTTATCGCAGTAACCCTGTTTACGGCATTAGCCTCCGCAGTTGGTGACCTGTCTGAGAGTATGTTTAAGCGAGTCGCAAAAATTAAAGACTCTGGCACTATCCTACCGGGTCACGGTGGCGTATTAGATAGAATCGATAGCCTAACGGCTGCTCTACCTGTATTCACATTAATCTATATAGCTTTTTGGATGTAA
- the rseP gene encoding sigma E protease regulator RseP, translated as MIDFLWNLGSFIVALGILIAAHEYGHFWVARRCGVKVERFSIGFGKAIWRKTGKDGTEYVIAMIPLGGYVKMLDERVDDVPEELKDQAFNRKSVWQRIAIVSAGPIANFIFAIIALYAMYLIGVPAIKPVIDSTIAGTPAAQIVVKEPMQIMSVGNQKVRDWEEVNLALASHIGDSKVDLTVAPLSRLEGTSGDEQTYSLNTQNWNVNLEKELPITAIGLGMYRPAILPTLALVSDDGAAGLAGIKVGDTLVAIDGEKYQDWPRFVEIIQGSANKTVTITIRRDGEQLAIKVTPKSRENAEGKLEGVIGVAPTSEPWPENMKIQLEYGFLDSFPVAVDKTWQLVSVSIKMIGKLLTGDVSVKNLSGPISIAQGAGNSADVGLVYFLGFLALISVNLGIINLLPLPVLDGGHLLYYFVEVITGRPVPEKVQEIGFRIGAAMLLLLMSVALFNDFSRL; from the coding sequence ATGATCGATTTTTTATGGAACCTAGGTTCCTTTATTGTTGCCTTAGGGATCTTAATTGCAGCCCATGAATACGGGCACTTTTGGGTTGCTCGTCGCTGTGGTGTTAAAGTTGAGCGCTTTTCCATCGGATTTGGCAAAGCCATTTGGCGCAAGACTGGCAAAGACGGTACCGAGTATGTCATCGCGATGATCCCGCTGGGTGGTTATGTCAAAATGCTCGACGAGCGTGTTGATGACGTGCCTGAAGAGTTAAAAGATCAAGCCTTTAACCGTAAATCAGTTTGGCAGCGTATCGCAATTGTCAGCGCAGGCCCGATTGCGAACTTCATCTTTGCGATTATCGCTCTCTACGCAATGTATCTTATTGGTGTTCCAGCCATTAAACCCGTTATTGACTCTACTATTGCAGGTACTCCTGCGGCACAAATTGTCGTCAAAGAGCCAATGCAGATCATGTCAGTTGGTAACCAAAAGGTCAGAGATTGGGAGGAGGTTAACCTTGCCCTTGCCAGTCATATTGGTGACAGCAAGGTCGATTTAACTGTAGCACCACTGTCTCGCCTAGAAGGTACCTCTGGTGATGAGCAAACGTATTCGTTAAATACTCAGAATTGGAACGTTAATCTTGAGAAAGAGCTACCGATTACTGCGATTGGCCTTGGCATGTATCGCCCTGCGATATTACCGACGCTGGCATTAGTCAGTGATGACGGCGCAGCGGGTCTTGCCGGTATCAAGGTGGGTGACACCTTAGTTGCGATTGATGGTGAAAAGTACCAAGATTGGCCGCGTTTCGTCGAAATTATTCAGGGTTCTGCTAATAAGACTGTCACTATTACCATACGTCGTGATGGAGAGCAGTTGGCGATTAAGGTCACACCCAAGTCTCGAGAAAATGCCGAAGGTAAACTTGAAGGCGTGATTGGCGTGGCGCCAACTTCTGAGCCATGGCCTGAAAACATGAAGATACAATTGGAATACGGATTTTTAGATTCTTTTCCGGTTGCAGTCGATAAAACATGGCAACTTGTCTCTGTCAGCATTAAGATGATTGGCAAGTTACTTACCGGTGACGTTTCAGTTAAAAATTTGAGTGGCCCAATTTCTATTGCACAAGGTGCAGGAAATAGCGCTGACGTCGGACTGGTATATTTTTTAGGTTTTCTTGCATTGATTAGCGTGAACTTAGGCATTATTAATTTATTGCCTTTGCCAGTGTTAGATGGGGGACACCTTTTGTATTACTTCGTTGAGGTAATTACAGGCAGGCCTGTACCGGAGAAGGTACAGGAAATTGGATTCAGAATTGGGGCAGCTATGCTGCTGCTGTTGATGAGCGTTGCGCTTTTCAATGACTTTTCCCGACTCTGA
- the ispC gene encoding 1-deoxy-D-xylulose-5-phosphate reductoisomerase, protein MQNMVILGATGSIGASTLSVVACNPEQYKVYALVANTNVAKMLEICIAHQPKIAHMVDAQAAQSLKQQLPSHLDIEVTTGEDELLSLVSSSDVDTVMAAIVGAAGLPSTLAAVNAGKRVLLANKESLVMSGQLFIEAMQKSGAQVLPVDSEHNAIFQCLSERSQLEIGRCDLAGAGVSHILLTGSGGPFLTSDLATLSAMTPEQACKHPNWSMGRKISVDSATMMNKGLEYIEARWLFNASSEQLKVVIHPQSVIHSMVQYRDGSVLAQLGNPDMRTPIAHCMAFPQRINSGVEPLDFFKVGQLSFLEPDFTRFPCLALAIEACKQGQEATTVLNAANEISVQAFLDGKIRFTDIARINEQSLMNTATHPLNSIDDILALDFQSRQSTLDAITKLN, encoded by the coding sequence ATGCAAAACATGGTGATTTTAGGCGCGACGGGCTCTATCGGTGCCAGCACCTTGAGTGTTGTAGCGTGTAATCCAGAGCAATACAAGGTATATGCTCTAGTGGCGAATACCAATGTCGCAAAGATGCTGGAGATCTGTATTGCGCATCAGCCTAAAATTGCCCATATGGTCGATGCACAAGCAGCCCAATCGCTTAAGCAACAACTTCCAAGTCATTTAGATATCGAAGTGACGACGGGTGAAGATGAACTTTTATCACTCGTAAGTAGCAGTGATGTTGATACGGTTATGGCGGCCATTGTTGGCGCAGCGGGCTTACCTTCGACACTCGCCGCCGTTAACGCGGGTAAGCGCGTGTTGTTAGCCAATAAAGAATCGCTGGTTATGTCGGGGCAGCTGTTTATTGAAGCTATGCAAAAATCGGGCGCACAAGTGCTACCCGTCGATAGTGAGCATAACGCTATTTTCCAGTGTTTATCTGAACGCTCTCAACTTGAGATTGGTCGCTGCGATCTAGCTGGTGCAGGGGTTTCTCATATCTTGCTGACAGGTTCTGGTGGCCCATTTTTAACTTCTGATTTGGCAACGCTATCGGCAATGACCCCGGAGCAGGCTTGTAAGCACCCTAATTGGTCAATGGGGCGCAAGATCTCTGTTGATTCGGCGACCATGATGAATAAAGGCCTTGAGTATATTGAGGCGCGTTGGCTGTTTAACGCTAGCTCCGAACAGTTAAAAGTGGTTATTCATCCTCAAAGTGTCATTCACTCCATGGTACAGTATCGCGATGGTTCGGTATTGGCGCAGTTAGGTAATCCTGATATGCGTACACCTATTGCTCATTGTATGGCTTTTCCACAGAGAATTAACTCAGGAGTTGAACCTTTAGACTTTTTTAAAGTCGGACAGTTAAGCTTCTTAGAACCTGATTTTACTCGTTTCCCTTGTTTAGCGTTGGCAATAGAGGCTTGTAAACAAGGGCAAGAAGCGACAACCGTATTAAATGCTGCCAACGAGATCTCCGTACAGGCATTTTTAGATGGCAAGATTCGATTTACCGATATAGCAAGAATAAACGAACAGAGCTTAATGAATACGGCGACGCATCCATTAAACAGTATTGATGATATCTTGGCGTTAGATTTTCAAAGCCGTCAATCTACATTAGACGCCATCACTAAGCTGAATTAG